CCTCGGGGCTGGTGGCCACGCGCTATGCGCGAGGCATCGTGAATGTGAAGGTGGAGCCCTCACCCGGCTGCGACTCCACCGAGATCGTGCCGCCATGGCGCTCGACGATCTTCTTGCAGATGGCCAGACCGATTCCCGTGCCGGGGTACTCGTCTCGGCCGTGCAGGCGCTGGAAGAGCACGAAGATGCGCTCGTGGTACTCGGGTGCGATGCCGATCCCGTTGTCGCGCACCGTGAAGCGCCAGTGTGCGCCCTCCGCCGCGGCCTCGATGCGGACCTGCACCGGCTGCGCGCCATGGAACTTCAGCGCATTGCCGATCAGGTTCTGGAACAGCTGCAGCAGCTGCGTCGAATCGCCCATGACCGTCGGCAGCGGCCCGTGCGTCACCTGCGCTCCGCGCTCGGCGACCGCGATCCGCAGGTTGGCCAGCGCGGTGTCGACGACCTTGGCGGAGTCGGTCGCTTCGAAGGGACGTGCCTTGGTTCCCACGCGCGAGTAGGCCAGCAGGTCGTTGATCAAGGCTTGCATGCGCTTGGCGCCGTCGACCGCGTAGCCGATGAACTCGTCGGCGTCGGCATCGAGCTGACCCTTGTAGCGCTGCGCCACCAGCTGCAGGTAGCTCGCGACCATGCGCAGCGGCTCCTGCATGTCGTGCGAGGCCACGTAGGCAAGCTGCTCGAGCTC
The Piscinibacter sp. XHJ-5 DNA segment above includes these coding regions:
- a CDS encoding ATP-binding protein — protein: MSAETILIVDDMPANLGVLTSHLERQGYVAVVAQGGEEGIERAEFVRPDLILLDVMMPGVDGFETCRRLKASELTRDIPVIFMTALADTADKLTGFSVGAVDYVTKPLNGAEVLARIDTHLTLYGLRRQLAQQNAQLQREIAIREETQAALVRSNTELEQLAYVASHDMQEPLRMVASYLQLVAQRYKGQLDADADEFIGYAVDGAKRMQALINDLLAYSRVGTKARPFEATDSAKVVDTALANLRIAVAERGAQVTHGPLPTVMGDSTQLLQLFQNLIGNALKFHGAQPVQVRIEAAAEGAHWRFTVRDNGIGIAPEYHERIFVLFQRLHGRDEYPGTGIGLAICKKIVERHGGTISVESQPGEGSTFTFTMPRA